Proteins from one Patescibacteria group bacterium genomic window:
- a CDS encoding site-specific DNA-methyltransferase, whose product MKNIFEQLVDLLKKDERLVSQDGVLLKNQTQELARKNDPELIKLLLSDKAIKQLFFFEVEKTLIFDKEKFIRFISNKQFLPDSYTAFKNKIGLTVGDEYLSENKEVVLAWPYKDCVLEGGMTKEDQKRDEIFYNETLAPDDINRLLDAKVFTNFKRIDKKGEHKLDGFRRDEKGTIQDNLIIKGNNLLAIASLKKEFAGKVKLIYIDPPYNTGNDGFKYNDSFNHSSWLVFIKNRLEIARRLLSDDGVIFVQCDDNEQAYLKVLMDDIFGRENFISTITVVSDARTRNYEALSKTHEFVCVYAKTNSYEIYQLVDSDKKFTYEDGRGGFDIYELRNRNTAFNIKNRPNLFYPFYLNPKNKDKNDLYEISLNKKEGWVEVFPQESNGIQTVWRWGKERAKDNLNTALFGKKSTGGFQIIKKYREKTSSLATVWNDKEILTDRGTLQIKALFGEKIFDFPKPEEYIKRILELSTRKDDLILDFFAGSGTTLAVAHKMSRKYIGIEQMDYIHDLPEARLKKVIAGEQGGISKAVNWQGGGDFVYMELTEWNQKWIGEIKKTKTDKELAKLWDEMKDTAFLSYKVDPKTIDANTKDFADLSIADQKKFLIECVDKNQLYVNLSEIEDKEYGLSKEDKELNREFYKQI is encoded by the coding sequence ATGAAAAACATATTTGAACAACTTGTAGATTTATTAAAAAAAGATGAGCGCCTTGTTTCGCAAGACGGCGTACTTTTGAAAAACCAAACACAGGAATTGGCGCGAAAAAATGATCCTGAACTCATCAAACTTTTGCTTTCTGATAAAGCAATAAAACAACTTTTCTTTTTTGAGGTAGAAAAGACGCTGATTTTTGATAAAGAAAAATTTATTCGCTTTATATCCAACAAACAATTTTTGCCGGATTCTTATACCGCTTTCAAAAACAAAATCGGCTTAACTGTCGGTGACGAATACTTAAGTGAAAACAAAGAAGTGGTTTTGGCGTGGCCTTACAAAGATTGTGTTTTGGAAGGCGGAATGACAAAAGAAGACCAAAAACGAGATGAGATTTTTTATAATGAAACATTGGCGCCGGACGACATCAATCGCTTGCTGGACGCCAAAGTTTTTACCAATTTCAAACGGATAGATAAAAAAGGCGAACACAAACTGGACGGCTTCAGGCGCGATGAAAAAGGCACGATTCAAGACAATTTGATTATCAAAGGCAATAATCTGCTCGCGATAGCTTCTCTCAAAAAAGAATTTGCTGGAAAAGTAAAATTGATTTACATTGATCCTCCTTATAATACCGGCAACGATGGATTTAAATATAACGATTCCTTTAATCATTCTTCGTGGTTGGTGTTTATAAAAAATAGGTTGGAAATCGCAAGACGATTATTAAGTGATGACGGTGTTATTTTTGTACAATGTGACGATAATGAACAGGCATACCTAAAAGTCTTAATGGATGATATTTTTGGGAGAGAAAACTTTATATCAACAATAACGGTTGTTTCCGATGCTCGAACAAGAAATTATGAGGCATTGTCAAAAACTCATGAATTTGTTTGTGTTTACGCAAAAACTAACTCATACGAAATATATCAACTGGTAGATAGTGATAAAAAATTTACCTACGAAGATGGTCGGGGTGGGTTTGATATTTATGAATTAAGAAATAGAAATACAGCTTTTAATATAAAAAATAGACCAAATCTTTTTTACCCTTTTTATCTCAACCCCAAAAACAAGGATAAAAATGATTTATATGAGATAAGTTTGAATAAAAAAGAGGGGTGGGTTGAGGTTTTTCCTCAAGAATCAAATGGAATTCAGACTGTTTGGCGTTGGGGTAAGGAAAGGGCAAAAGATAATTTAAATACAGCACTTTTTGGCAAGAAATCCACCGGTGGTTTCCAGATAATTAAAAAATATAGAGAAAAAACTAGTTCTTTGGCTACGGTTTGGAATGATAAAGAAATATTGACCGATAGAGGAACACTGCAGATCAAAGCTCTCTTTGGAGAAAAAATATTCGATTTTCCAAAACCGGAAGAATATATAAAAAGGATATTAGAATTGTCAACAAGAAAAGACGATTTAATCTTAGATTTTTTTGCTGGCAGTGGCACAACGCTGGCAGTGGCCCATAAAATGAGCCGGAAATATATTGGAATTGAGCAAATGGATTATATTCACGATTTGCCGGAAGCAAGACTAAAAAAAGTTATTGCTGGCGAACAGGGCGGGATTTCAAAAGCAGTAAATTGGCAAGGTGGTGGGGATTTTGTATATATGGAATTGACGGAGTGGAATCAAAAATGGATTGGAGAAATTAAAAAAACTAAAACCGACAAAGAACTTGCCAAACTTTGGGATGAGATGAAAGACACTGCATTTTTGAGCTACAAAGTAGATCCGAAAACGATTGACGCCAACACCAAAGATTTTGCGGATTTAAGTATTGCCGATCAAAAGAAGTTTTTGATTGAGTGTGTAGATAAAAATCAGCTCTATGTAAATTTGAGCGAAATTGAAGATAAAGAGTATGGATTAAGTAAGGAGGACAAGGAGTTAAATAGAGAATTTTATAAACAAATATGA